The nucleotide sequence TGCTGGTCGGCGCTCAGCACGGTGGCCACGACGTGGACCTCGTTGCGGAACCCCTCGGGGAACGACGGGCGCAGCGGGCGGTCGATGAGCCGGCAGGTGAGGATGGCCTGGTCGGTGGCCCGGCCCTCACGGCGGAAGAACGAGCCGGGGATCTTCCCGGCCGCGTACATGCGCTCCTCGACGTCCACCGTGAGGGGGAAGAAGTCGATCCCCTCCCGCACGCTCTTGGCGGCGGTGGCGGCCACCAGGACCACCGTGTCGCCGATGCGGGTCACGACGGCGCCGCCCGCCTGGGCGGCGAGCTTGCCGGTCTCGAAGGAAAGGGTCTTGTCGGTCCCGGTGACGGGACCGGAGACGGAAATGGCCTCTGCCACTTGCGCTCCTCTCAGGAGGGGCGGCGGCCGGGCCAGTTCCCAGTGGTCACGTTCCCGCCGGAGCGGGCCCGTGGCCACTGGCAGCTGACGCCGTCACCGCCTTCGGTATGGAACGAGCGGCCCTCGGGGCCGCTCGCGGTGGTGCTCTGGGTTGTTACCGGCGAAGGCCGAGCCGGCCGATGATCGTCCGGTAGCGCTCGACGTCGTTGGACTTGACGTAGTCGAGCAGCCGGCGACGCTGGCCGATGATCTTCATGAGGCCTCGACGGGTGTGATGGTCGCCCTTGTGCATCTTGAGGTGTGCGGTGAGGTGGTCGATGCGCTGGCTCAGCAGCGCGATCTGCACCTCGGGCGAGCCCGTGTCGGTCTCGTGCAGCCGGTGGTCGGCGATGGTGGCCGCTTTGTCGGGCATGGAGCGATTCGAACCTCTGATTGCGTCTGGGGCGCGCTCCGGCGGTCGCCGCAGCGCTCCGAGCAGGTTAGCAGGGACCAGGGGGAAACCCCCGGTACGGTCATCGGCGTGCCCGAGGAGCTGCGCGTGAGCCCGTCCCTGCGCATCCCGACCGACGAGCTGGACTGGCGGTTCTCCCGGTCCGGTGGCCCTGGCGGCCAGCACGCCAACACGGCCGACACCCGGGTCGAGGTGCGCTTCGACGTCGCCCGGTCGCCGTCGCTCGGTCCGCGCCAGCGGGCCCGCCTGCTGGAACGCCTGGGGCCCGTGGTCCGCGTGGTGGCCTCCGACTCCCGCTCGCAGTCCCGCAACCGGGACCTCGCCCTCGAGCGCCTCCGTGCCCGCCTGGCCGACGCCCTCCGGGTGGAGGTGCCCCGCCGGCCCACCCGCCCCTCCAAGGGGGCCAAGGAGCGGCGGCTGGAGGCCAAGCGCCAGCAGTCGGAGCGCAAGCGCCTGCGCTCGGAGCACCCCACCGAGGACTGAATCCGATCCCGACCGGGCGGCGGCCCGTTCTGTGGACGCTCCGCACCGCACCGCGGTGCAATCCGTCCAGAGAACCAGCGCGGCCCGGCCGCACGGCCGCCGGTCGCGCGCCGGCGCTCAGGCGAGGACGGCTCGGGCGTTGGCGACGTCGGCGTCGATCTGGGAGACCAGAGCGTCGACCGAGTCGAACCGGGCGTCGTCGCGCAGGCGGGCCACGAAGCGCACGCCCGCCCGCTCGCCGTAGAGGTCGCCGTCGAAGTCGAGCAGGTAGGCCTCGAGCACGGACGCCTCGGCGTCGGGGTGGAAGGTGGCGCGCCGCCCGAGGGAGATGGCCGTGCGGTGCGCCGACCCGTCGGGCCGGCGGTACCAGCCGGCGTAGATGCCGTCGGCCGGCAGGAGGATCTCGGCGGGGACGACCACGTTGGCCGTCGGGTACCCCAGCCGGCGGCCCCGCCGGTCGCCCTGGACCACCGTGCCCCGCACCTCGTGGGTGCGGCCGAGGAGAGCGGAGGCGGAGACGACGTCGCCCGCCGCCAGCAGCCGGCGGATGCGGGTCGACGACACCGGCTCCCCCGCCGCCTCGTCGGCCAGGAGGCTGATGCCGAGCACGTCGAAGCCGAGCTCGGCGCCCATCTGCTGGAGCAGCGGCACGTTGCCCCGGCGCCGGTGCCCGAAGTGGAAGTCGTGGCCCACGACGACGGCCCGGGCGGCCAGGCAGTCCACCAGGACGGCGCGGACGAAGTCCTCGGCCGACTCCTTCGACCGCTCCTCGTCGAAGCGGATCACGTGGGCGTAGTCCATGCCCGTGGTCTCCAGCAGCTCCAGCTTCTGGTCGAGGTCGGTGAGCAGGCGGGGCGCCGACTCCGGGCGCACCACGGTGGCCGGGTGGCGGTCGAACGTCACGACGGCGGCGGCCGCGCCCAGGTCGTCGGCCATGCGGCGCACCCGGGCCAGCAGGGCCCGGTGCCCGAGGTGCACGCCGTCGTAGGCGCCGATGGTGACGACCGTGCCCCGCTCGGGCCGCGGGCAGGCGTCGAGGCCGGCGAGGACGTCCACCCGAGGAGGCTACCCAGGCCCCCGTCCGGCACCAGGAACCGGCACCATGGTGCCGGTTCCTGGTGCCAGACGTCTCACGTGAGGACGACGGACGGCTTGGCCCGCCCCTCGCCGTGCCCCTCGTAGACGGCGAGGAGCGTGCCGGCGGCGTCGAGCACGGCCCACGGCCCCTCGCCCGAGACGCCCAGATCGGCCGGGGCGAGCACCTTCCCGGTGGCCACGGCGGCGGCCACCTCGGGCGCCACCACCGCCGGCACCAGGTGGCGGACGGCGGCCGCCGGGGGCAGCACGGCGTCGGTCCCGACGGCGTCGAGGGGAACGGCCTCCTCCACGGTGAACGGGCCGATGGCCGTCCGGCGCAGCCGGCGGAGGTGGGCGCCGCCGCCCAGGGCCGTCCCCACGTCGGCGGCCAGGGTCCGCACGTACGTCCCGGACGAGCAGTCCACCTCGACGCGGAAGACGCCGGCTTCCTCGGCCGGGACCACGTCGAAGCGCCGGACGGTCACCCGCCGGGGCGCCCGCTCCACCTCCACCCCGGCCCTTGCCAGGTCGTGGAGGCGCCGCCCGCCCACCTGGAGGGCCGACACCATGGGCGGCACCTGGTCGATCTCGCCCACCAGCGTCGTGGCCGCCGCCCGCACCTCGTCGAGGAGGACGCCGGCCATGTCCCAC is from Acidimicrobiales bacterium and encodes:
- the rpsO gene encoding 30S ribosomal protein S15 yields the protein MPDKAATIADHRLHETDTGSPEVQIALLSQRIDHLTAHLKMHKGDHHTRRGLMKIIGQRRRLLDYVKSNDVERYRTIIGRLGLRR
- the arfB gene encoding alternative ribosome rescue aminoacyl-tRNA hydrolase ArfB; the protein is MPEELRVSPSLRIPTDELDWRFSRSGGPGGQHANTADTRVEVRFDVARSPSLGPRQRARLLERLGPVVRVVASDSRSQSRNRDLALERLRARLADALRVEVPRRPTRPSKGAKERRLEAKRQQSERKRLRSEHPTED
- a CDS encoding bifunctional riboflavin kinase/FAD synthetase, which produces MDVLAGLDACPRPERGTVVTIGAYDGVHLGHRALLARVRRMADDLGAAAAVVTFDRHPATVVRPESAPRLLTDLDQKLELLETTGMDYAHVIRFDEERSKESAEDFVRAVLVDCLAARAVVVGHDFHFGHRRRGNVPLLQQMGAELGFDVLGISLLADEAAGEPVSSTRIRRLLAAGDVVSASALLGRTHEVRGTVVQGDRRGRRLGYPTANVVVPAEILLPADGIYAGWYRRPDGSAHRTAISLGRRATFHPDAEASVLEAYLLDFDGDLYGERAGVRFVARLRDDARFDSVDALVSQIDADVANARAVLA
- the truB gene encoding tRNA pseudouridine(55) synthase TruB: MTPIDGLVVVDKPAGWTSHDAVARCRRVFGQKRVGHAGTLDPGATGVLVVGLGRATRLLRFVTDLPKSYVGEVVLGVATTTLDDAGVETGRWDMAGVLLDEVRAAATTLVGEIDQVPPMVSALQVGGRRLHDLARAGVEVERAPRRVTVRRFDVVPAEEAGVFRVEVDCSSGTYVRTLAADVGTALGGGAHLRRLRRTAIGPFTVEEAVPLDAVGTDAVLPPAAAVRHLVPAVVAPEVAAAVATGKVLAPADLGVSGEGPWAVLDAAGTLLAVYEGHGEGRAKPSVVLT